CTGCGCGACCTCGTGCACCCGAGCTGGGCCGAGGCGCTGGCACCGGCCGAGGAGACCGTCGCGAGGATCGGGGAGTTCCTCCGCGCCGAGGTCGAGGCGGGGCGGGGCTACCTGCCCGGCGGCCCGCACGTCCTGCGCGTCTTCACCCGCCCCCTCGCGGACGTGCGCGTCCTCATCGTCGGGCAGGACCCCTACCCGACCCCCGGGCACGCCGTCGGCCTCAGCTTCTCCGTGGCCCCTGACGTGCGCCCGGTGCCCCGCAGCCTGCACAACATCTACACCGAGCTGGTCGACGACCTGGGCGTGCCGCGCCCCAGCACCGGCGACCTCTCCCCCTGGGCCGACGCCGGTGTCATGCTCCTCAACCGCGTCCTCACCGTCCGACCGGGCGCCCCGGCCAGCCACCGCGGCCAGGGCTGGGAAGAGGTCACCGACCTGGCCATCGACGCCCTCGTCCGGCGCGGCGGCCCTCTCGTCGCGATCCTCTGGGGCCGCGACGCCCGCAACCTCGCCCCTCGCCTCGGCGACGTGCCACGCGTCGAGAGCGCCCACCCCTCACCGCTGTCCGCCCGCAACGGCTTCTTCGGCAGCCGGCCCTTCAGCCGGGCCGACGAGCTGCTGCGCCAGCAGGGCGGCGGACCGATCGACTGGAGGCTGCCCTGAGCACGCACGACCGCACCGCCACCGCGACCCCGCCGCAGCACCGCCTCGCGGAGGGTCGCGACGAGCACGCCCACCCGCTGCGGCTGGTGCACGGCGAGG
This genomic window from Serinicoccus chungangensis contains:
- a CDS encoding uracil-DNA glycosylase; protein product: MSPTPLRDLVHPSWAEALAPAEETVARIGEFLRAEVEAGRGYLPGGPHVLRVFTRPLADVRVLIVGQDPYPTPGHAVGLSFSVAPDVRPVPRSLHNIYTELVDDLGVPRPSTGDLSPWADAGVMLLNRVLTVRPGAPASHRGQGWEEVTDLAIDALVRRGGPLVAILWGRDARNLAPRLGDVPRVESAHPSPLSARNGFFGSRPFSRADELLRQQGGGPIDWRLP